The genomic DNA CCGTGACCTTTCGCAAGCCACTGCAATCTACGACAATTCCTTGGGGATGTTTTTTCAATAACAAACTTGCTGCAGTTTTAATAGCCTGCCATTGATTCGATGTTAAATCGCCGCTCAATTTAATGATGTCACCAACGGATTCGACTGTCATTCGTCTAAAAAGTACTTTACGTTAGTTACTACGACATTTCTCCTGCCTGCGAGTGCGAGTTTTATCGGTATCGCAGAGTTATTGTGCAATATCGCATGATACCATTTTGCAGGCACTGCCTGAGGAACGATGACCGTGAGCATGTGGTTGCGCTCCTCACCTACTGCTTCATCTATATACTCCACGAGAGGTTCTACCAGCGAGCGGTATGGCGATTCCAAAATAACCAAGGGAATGTCAGGCGCATATTTGTCCCATTCTTGTTTGAGTTTTTCCGCCATTTCGAGGTTCGGTGCGATGTGAACTGCACGACAGTCTTTGCTAAGGGTACGTGCATAGGCTATAGCATTGAGAATTCCTCTATGAATAATAGGCGGGACGAGCAAAATAACGCTGGTTTTCAGTTTTGGAACGACATCGTTTTCTGTGGGTTGTAGTTGTCTTGCCAACGAGATGTAATGTCTTTTCACTGCCCAGAAAGTGAGCAACAAAACACTGAGTGCAATCACGACCATCCATGCTCCATCGACGAACTTCGTGATTAGAATAACGAACCATACGACACCGGTAGCGGTCATTCCTATAGCGCTAATGAAAGCACCCAACAACATTTTGTTTTTTAGTTGTCTAAGTGTCATACCGGCTTGCCCTAAAGTAAACGCCGTGAAAACGCCTAATGCGTATAACGGGATGAGACGATGAGTATCCCCTTTAGCGAAAACTATCAACCCCCCCGCGAGTAATGCGAGGATAATAATACCGTTTTGATAAACGAGTCGATCGCCGAGGTTAGCGAGTTGTCTCGGTAGGTAACTATCGCGAGCGATGAAACTGCATAAGCGCGGAAAATCTGCGTAAGCGGTATTCGCAGCTAGAATGAGAATCGCCATAGTTGCAAACTGGACCGCAAAAAACGTAGCACTACCTGGACCGAAAGTTAATTCCGCAAGTTGAGCAACGACAGTCTTATAGCCCTCCTGGTCCGCAGTCATAATTCGAATAGGAAAATGCGTCGCTAACCATGTAACACCTGTAAACATGATTGTCATGATAACGCCGAGCCAAGCGAGCGCTTTGAGAGCATTTTTTGCTTCCGGCGGCTTGAATATCATAGTCCCATTTGCCAATGCTTCGATTCCGGTCAATGCTGCACAACCTGCTGCAAATGCACGTAAGAGTAACCAAAAACTCAACGCCTCGAAATGCTCCCTTCGATAAGCGATAGTCGGTCCGCCTTCGACAATTCCTGCACCCAATTTAAAAAAGCCGAGGATAATCAAACTGAACATTAAAAATACGAACGAATATATAGGTATTGCAAAGACTATCCCGCTTTCTCTTGTCCCCCTAAGATTTACAATTGTCAAAAGTAAAATTGCGGATAAACCTAACTGCACGGTATACGGTTGGATTGCAGGAAACGCCGAGACGATTGCCAAAACCCCTGCACTCACGGACACCGCCACCGTTAACGTATAATCCAAAAGCAATGCCGCCCCAGCTACTCGACCGAAAAACGAATTGAGATTATCACTCGCCACACGGTAATCTCCCCCCCCTTGAGGATAGTTGATAATCGTTCTGCTATAACTGAAAAGCACAATCAAAACTAAGAGCACAATCGCAATGCCTATATAAAGCCCATACGATAGCGCAGCCTCCCCC from Fimbriimonadales bacterium includes the following:
- a CDS encoding APC family permease, with the translated sequence MPVLSQIKRLIVGAPIATSRAHFERLGVFFGLALLASDNISSVAYASEEILVMLSRAGEAALSYGLYIGIAIVLLVLIVLFSYSRTIINYPQGGGDYRVASDNLNSFFGRVAGAALLLDYTLTVAVSVSAGVLAIVSAFPAIQPYTVQLGLSAILLLTIVNLRGTRESGIVFAIPIYSFVFLMFSLIILGFFKLGAGIVEGGPTIAYRREHFEALSFWLLLRAFAAGCAALTGIEALANGTMIFKPPEAKNALKALAWLGVIMTIMFTGVTWLATHFPIRIMTADQEGYKTVVAQLAELTFGPGSATFFAVQFATMAILILAANTAYADFPRLCSFIARDSYLPRQLANLGDRLVYQNGIIILALLAGGLIVFAKGDTHRLIPLYALGVFTAFTLGQAGMTLRQLKNKMLLGAFISAIGMTATGVVWFVILITKFVDGAWMVVIALSVLLLTFWAVKRHYISLARQLQPTENDVVPKLKTSVILLVPPIIHRGILNAIAYARTLSKDCRAVHIAPNLEMAEKLKQEWDKYAPDIPLVILESPYRSLVEPLVEYIDEAVGEERNHMLTVIVPQAVPAKWYHAILHNNSAIPIKLALAGRRNVVVTNVKYFLDE